GGGACTTTCCAAAGAACAGCGTGAGCATGCGGTCGACGCGCTGTTCTCCGTGCTTGAGGCTTCCGGGGCGGGCAGTATTTCTGCGATCGTGGCGGCCGGTCCGAAAGTGATTCCTGAAATGCTCGGCACATATGTTGGCTTGAGCAGTGCGGATCGGCGCAACATCAATCAGGCGTTGGTGATTCTGTTGCAGGCGGCGCTCGCTCGCAATCCGAAAGTTCAGCGAAAGTGAAGCGCGAATGAGGCGTGAGTACTGTGCGAACGTGGGCGGGCACTGTTCGCGTAGCGTACTTGTGTTGTAAGCGTGAATTCGTATACGACATTTGCCGAAATTCGGTCTAGACAACTTGTACAATAAAACGTGGTTATGAGGCAACATGACTAATTATTAGGGGGTACTGATGCCACGACCACGTAGGGATTCGGAAATCCTGCCAGCAAAAGATCGTCTCGAAAACGCCTTCTGGGAGCTGCTTTCGGAACGCGAGTACAACAAAATCACCGTCACCGACATCGTGCGCACGGCCGACGTGAATCGCAATTCCTTCTACTATCATTTCTCCGGACTGCCGGAATTGGCCGACTCCGCCATTCTGCACGCCGTCGAAGACACGCCAATGCCGGGCGTGCCAGGGCGGGATTTCAATCCTGACACCGAATGGCGCAAGCACGTCACCGCGTTGCTGCGCGATCCCGAACAGCGTCAGCGTCTCGACCGATTGGCCTTGCTGGCAGGTCCGCACAGCTCGCCGGAACTCGTTTCGTCACTCAAGGAATTCGGGCGACTCACCATGATTTCCGTACTTGGACTGGATGCCGACAACCTCGATCTGAAAACCGATCTCATGCTCGATTTCACCGTCGGAGGCATGCTGGCCGTACTGCAGCGCTGGCCGAAACTGCATGAAAAACTGCCGCTCGACACCGTATTCAACGAGGACGTCGCCGTACTCGCGGCGGGCATGTTCATGTCAATGTCGAAAGCGGACATGCTCGAATACTGGCGCAGGATCTTCAGCGAAGGATTCGTACCCGGCATGGCGATTTCGCAACAGCAGCCGCCGTCTACCAAGTGACCGTCGAAAGCCGGCTGTGATAATCCAGTGGTAGAAACGATATAGCGGCGTTTTTCCGCGGATTGTTCCGTGGAAAAACGCGAACGTGCGAAATGAACGAACGACGGGGAGGTTGTCCATGATCAACGAAGCTTACAAGGCCATGCTCGGCGGAAAATCCGTGATCCGCGAGCTGAGCGAATACGCGACCGCGCGCGGTGCCGAAATCGGCTACGAGAACGTGTTCGACTATTCGTTGGGCAATCCGAGCGTGCCCTGCCCGCAAAGCTTCACCGAC
This window of the Bifidobacterium pseudocatenulatum DSM 20438 = JCM 1200 = LMG 10505 genome carries:
- a CDS encoding TetR/AcrR family transcriptional regulator; translation: MPRPRRDSEILPAKDRLENAFWELLSEREYNKITVTDIVRTADVNRNSFYYHFSGLPELADSAILHAVEDTPMPGVPGRDFNPDTEWRKHVTALLRDPEQRQRLDRLALLAGPHSSPELVSSLKEFGRLTMISVLGLDADNLDLKTDLMLDFTVGGMLAVLQRWPKLHEKLPLDTVFNEDVAVLAAGMFMSMSKADMLEYWRRIFSEGFVPGMAISQQQPPSTK